One window of Caldisericum exile AZM16c01 genomic DNA carries:
- a CDS encoding S1 RNA-binding domain-containing protein, translating to MGNTEATGRVIKVMPYGAFVKLDEGKVGLIHVSQLTELDGTALDDPIKEGDRVLVKVNGKDKSGKLNLIFIRKVSEQPKKEEQKKTDFEHLLKKFLKESQESLVAQKRRIKRHRGEAA from the coding sequence ATGGGGAACACGGAAGCAACCGGAAGAGTTATAAAAGTGATGCCCTATGGTGCCTTCGTAAAACTCGACGAAGGAAAGGTTGGGTTAATCCATGTTTCTCAACTTACAGAATTAGATGGGACTGCCTTAGACGACCCAATTAAAGAAGGCGACAGAGTTTTAGTAAAGGTAAACGGCAAAGATAAAAGCGGCAAACTTAACTTGATTTTTATAAGAAAGGTTAGCGAGCAGCCTAAAAAAGAAGAGCAGAAGAAAACAGATTTTGAGCATTTATTGAAAAAGTTCCTTAAGGAGTCTCAAGAATCACTTGTAGCACAAAAAAGGCGTATCAAAAGACATAGAGGAGAGGCGGCGTAG
- a CDS encoding FtsB family cell division protein, protein MKKKINIVKIAVVILVLYFFVESILNAFYFVNNYVLLQKKKQELERLKQAQQELKQKIEYAKTDEFIEKYARENLGLAKPNETVIYFKLSDDSKEQTQNFSKNFFENLLNLFKN, encoded by the coding sequence ATGAAAAAGAAAATAAATATCGTAAAAATTGCAGTTGTAATTCTTGTATTGTACTTTTTTGTTGAATCGATTTTAAATGCCTTTTATTTTGTAAATAATTATGTCTTACTTCAGAAAAAGAAGCAAGAATTAGAAAGGCTCAAACAGGCGCAACAAGAACTTAAACAAAAAATTGAATATGCAAAAACAGACGAGTTCATAGAAAAGTATGCGCGTGAAAATCTTGGCCTTGCAAAACCCAACGAAACCGTCATTTATTTTAAATTGAGTGATGATTCAAAGGAACAAACGCAAAATTTTTCTAAAAATTTCTTCGAAAACCTCTTGAATCTTTTTAAAAATTAG
- a CDS encoding arsenate reductase ArsC, with protein sequence MKLKVLFVCTHNSARSQMAEAFLNALYGERFEAFSAGTHPGTLNPYVVRAMKEIGIDLSNNKTKSVTEFKGKRFDYVVTVCDQAKEECPYFPGALQYIHKGFEDPSTFTGSDEEIMERVRKLRDEIEQWVMETFRKI encoded by the coding sequence ATGAAACTAAAAGTACTTTTTGTTTGTACACACAATTCTGCACGATCGCAAATGGCAGAGGCGTTTTTGAATGCACTTTATGGCGAAAGATTTGAGGCATTTTCAGCGGGCACTCATCCAGGTACTCTTAACCCATATGTAGTTAGAGCAATGAAAGAAATTGGGATTGACTTATCAAATAACAAGACAAAGTCTGTTACGGAGTTTAAAGGAAAAAGATTTGACTATGTTGTGACTGTTTGCGATCAAGCAAAAGAAGAATGCCCATACTTTCCAGGGGCACTCCAATACATTCATAAAGGATTTGAAGATCCAAGTACATTTACAGGCTCCGATGAGGAAATAATGGAGCGTGTTCGAAAACTACGTGATGAAATTGAGCAGTGGGTAATGGAAACATTTAGAAAGATATAA
- a CDS encoding ferredoxin — MAKYKVAINKDTCIGCGVCASICPENWKMEDDGKANFISEISDADCNKDAAENCPTQSITVEEVG; from the coding sequence ATGGCAAAGTACAAAGTTGCAATTAACAAAGACACCTGCATTGGTTGTGGAGTTTGCGCTTCCATTTGTCCGGAAAACTGGAAGATGGAAGATGATGGAAAAGCAAATTTCATATCTGAAATTTCCGATGCGGATTGCAACAAGGATGCTGCTGAAAACTGCCCCACTCAGAGCATCACTGTTGAGGAGGTAGGTTAA
- a CDS encoding DUF3160 domain-containing protein, whose translation MKKVIVFAIIITLVLTSLVVFFYFTLQGKKQGTSNNGGVNQTGETSEQKIEFLMAKSFETEEVAIEFPINAQAKQYELPLDLTKIQNLKTISGKITIPESAIALLKKNGFVVIDTPKEIADLKLSTRYIQYPETISPKEDFYSYYLALETKELPKYITADSILHFYHIFFEKTLKDFENNVFNQYIKDLTHYFYNENLKRYNSTSDPIIKDVAKRNLAFFGVAELLQDENFKVDESVKDQVKQELQLINAHRGFDYSKIFFYKEDYSQYVPRGHYTENEALKSYFKTLMWYGRMTFLLNGSRYIEPGQSECGPYDAIISEYDAKIQTLQGLIIAYDFLRSNEAQNKWSTMYEITSFLVGFSDDITPYEYASVLNKFLTENSKESDILTKFDEIKGELQKLKDPMIYSGLGECTMSTPCPPLSKDDLDKLKEINLRLLKETKGMRFLGQRNTIDSYLFSRIVSPFSGEYTGPKTPLPTKDLPFTYTWFDKYNDATENRPFTWVKTYIEFCNSGREVKAFPRGLDLMALLGSDRAYEILKKEGDTNYSDYNKMFNELKTYVQNLPKDEWNKTLYNKWLSVLTTLFLNNTQGLPTFMKTSAYSDKLLQTALSSWTELRHDTVLYVKQSYTMAEKGEGGPEEKPYPGYVEPIPEFYVKLLELTRLTKNGLIRIQAQTNDQNLIDTIERKKYSLEQLDSLLQRLLSVVKKELENTPLDDTDYYTIKGIGEYFDSSMQMLFSGETDIDLIKPTIVTDVHTDGNTKLAVEEGLGYVNTIIVACPDDKGNIYLSIGPVFSYYEFKYPIENRLTDEEWRTMLKNGNVPPKPKWVSNFSN comes from the coding sequence ATGAAAAAAGTCATAGTCTTTGCAATTATCATTACGCTTGTTTTAACAAGTTTGGTGGTCTTTTTTTATTTTACATTACAAGGGAAGAAACAAGGCACATCAAACAATGGGGGAGTAAATCAAACAGGAGAAACCAGTGAGCAAAAAATTGAATTTTTGATGGCAAAATCCTTTGAAACAGAAGAAGTAGCCATTGAGTTCCCAATAAATGCACAGGCTAAACAATACGAACTCCCACTTGATCTTACGAAGATTCAAAACCTAAAGACAATTTCAGGAAAAATTACAATACCCGAAAGTGCAATTGCCTTACTTAAAAAGAATGGTTTTGTTGTGATAGACACACCAAAAGAGATTGCAGATTTAAAACTATCTACGAGATACATTCAGTATCCAGAAACAATTTCACCAAAGGAGGACTTTTATTCATATTATCTTGCACTTGAAACAAAAGAGCTCCCTAAATATATTACGGCAGATTCGATTCTTCATTTTTACCATATTTTCTTTGAAAAAACCCTAAAGGATTTTGAGAACAATGTATTTAACCAATATATCAAAGATTTAACTCACTATTTTTACAACGAAAATTTAAAAAGATACAACAGCACTTCTGATCCAATAATTAAAGATGTTGCAAAAAGGAATCTCGCATTCTTTGGTGTTGCAGAACTTCTTCAAGATGAAAATTTCAAAGTTGATGAAAGTGTAAAAGACCAAGTTAAGCAAGAATTACAGTTAATAAATGCTCACAGAGGTTTTGACTATTCCAAAATATTCTTTTATAAGGAAGATTACTCTCAATACGTGCCAAGAGGACATTACACCGAAAACGAAGCTCTTAAATCATATTTTAAGACACTTATGTGGTATGGGAGAATGACTTTTCTTTTGAATGGCTCACGGTACATCGAACCTGGTCAATCGGAGTGCGGACCATACGATGCAATCATATCCGAATATGATGCAAAAATTCAAACCCTCCAAGGATTAATTATTGCTTACGATTTTCTAAGGTCAAACGAAGCGCAGAATAAATGGTCAACCATGTATGAAATTACATCATTCCTTGTTGGATTTTCTGATGATATTACACCTTACGAATATGCAAGCGTTTTAAACAAATTTCTTACTGAAAACTCAAAAGAAAGTGATATATTAACGAAATTTGATGAAATAAAAGGAGAACTTCAAAAATTAAAAGATCCAATGATTTATAGCGGTCTCGGTGAATGCACTATGTCTACGCCTTGCCCTCCTCTAAGTAAAGATGACTTAGACAAATTAAAAGAAATAAATTTAAGACTCCTTAAAGAAACAAAGGGAATGAGATTTCTTGGGCAGAGAAATACTATCGATTCGTATTTATTTTCAAGAATCGTATCGCCTTTTTCGGGAGAATATACAGGTCCAAAAACGCCACTTCCAACAAAAGATCTACCTTTTACCTATACGTGGTTTGATAAGTACAACGATGCAACTGAAAATCGCCCTTTTACTTGGGTAAAAACATATATTGAGTTTTGCAATAGTGGAAGAGAAGTGAAAGCCTTCCCAAGAGGCCTCGATCTTATGGCACTTCTGGGCTCAGATAGAGCTTATGAAATCTTGAAAAAAGAGGGTGACACAAATTATTCGGATTATAATAAGATGTTTAATGAACTTAAAACCTATGTCCAAAATTTACCCAAAGATGAATGGAATAAAACGCTCTACAATAAATGGCTTTCAGTTCTTACAACCCTTTTTTTAAATAACACACAAGGGCTCCCAACGTTTATGAAAACAAGCGCCTACTCTGATAAACTCCTTCAAACTGCCCTCTCCTCTTGGACAGAGCTAAGACATGATACAGTTCTCTACGTAAAACAGAGTTATACAATGGCAGAAAAAGGAGAAGGTGGTCCGGAAGAGAAACCATATCCCGGATACGTTGAGCCTATACCTGAATTTTATGTAAAACTTCTTGAATTAACCCGCCTTACAAAGAATGGGCTTATAAGAATTCAAGCACAAACAAATGACCAAAATTTAATAGATACAATAGAGCGAAAGAAATATTCTCTTGAACAATTAGACTCACTTCTCCAAAGGCTTCTTTCAGTTGTAAAGAAAGAACTTGAAAATACACCTCTTGATGATACCGATTACTACACAATTAAAGGTATTGGAGAATACTTCGATTCGTCCATGCAAATGCTTTTTTCTGGAGAAACAGATATTGACCTTATAAAGCCAACCATTGTAACTGATGTTCATACTGATGGAAATACAAAACTTGCAGTTGAGGAAGGACTTGGCTATGTTAATACAATTATCGTTGCATGTCCCGACGACAAAGGCAACATCTACCTATCAATTGGACCTGTTTTTTCTTATTACGAATTTAAGTATCCAATAGAAAATAGGCTTACAGACGAAGAATGGAGGACAATGCTTAAGAATGGGAATGTCCCTCCAAAGCCAAAATGGGTAAGCAACTTTTCAAATTAA
- a CDS encoding ABC transporter substrate-binding protein, which translates to MRVNVKKFSKIAIIVFFMWIIVFFLTSCIGYVKVVVVAPISSDLSEFGISTVNAIKMKSEEVNKSGGILGKKIRIYVVDDRGDPDTVSHDLRSILLRNNFIGVVGAPFSRIAIPVSEVCEDMKIPFITSVATNPKVTKNKEYSFRSCFTDDIQGIAAAHFVYDYLGLRIGGVFYDISDPYSSYLAGKFATEFKKLGGKIVAFYPHPQSPVTVEFPIQKMLEQKVQFVFNPDLYVDASMIYMELRKQNFVGPVIFGDGVDAPQFLARVNRPYNAFYMSHYSMDNQCWIRFYNKYNEMYKTEPNIEAYLAYDAMGLFLEAIKKANSFNKDLIKDALKNLSYDGITGRIEFKNKNDPVKPVYVYGFSNFTPVKVWEYIPDKID; encoded by the coding sequence ATGAGGGTGAATGTAAAGAAATTTTCAAAAATTGCCATAATAGTATTTTTCATGTGGATTATCGTATTCTTTCTTACTTCATGTATCGGTTATGTAAAAGTTGTTGTTGTTGCACCAATTAGTTCTGATTTAAGCGAATTTGGAATAAGTACGGTAAATGCAATAAAAATGAAAAGTGAGGAAGTAAATAAAAGTGGTGGAATTTTAGGTAAAAAAATTAGAATTTACGTGGTTGATGATAGAGGGGATCCTGATACGGTTAGTCACGATTTGAGGTCAATCTTATTAAGAAATAATTTCATAGGTGTCGTTGGTGCTCCTTTTAGTCGAATTGCAATTCCTGTTAGTGAAGTTTGCGAGGATATGAAAATACCATTTATTACTTCTGTTGCAACGAACCCTAAGGTTACCAAGAATAAAGAGTACTCTTTTAGGTCTTGTTTTACAGATGACATTCAAGGGATTGCCGCAGCACATTTTGTGTATGACTATCTTGGTTTAAGAATTGGTGGAGTTTTCTACGATATTTCGGACCCATATTCATCATATCTTGCGGGGAAGTTTGCAACTGAATTTAAAAAGTTAGGAGGAAAAATTGTAGCTTTCTACCCGCATCCCCAAAGTCCGGTGACTGTTGAATTTCCAATTCAAAAGATGCTTGAACAGAAAGTGCAATTTGTTTTTAATCCGGATTTGTATGTTGATGCGTCCATGATTTATATGGAATTAAGAAAGCAAAATTTTGTAGGTCCTGTTATCTTTGGCGATGGTGTTGATGCACCACAATTTTTGGCAAGAGTAAATAGGCCATACAACGCATTTTATATGAGTCACTATTCAATGGATAATCAATGTTGGATTAGATTTTACAATAAATACAATGAAATGTATAAAACTGAGCCAAACATTGAAGCGTATCTTGCTTATGATGCAATGGGGTTATTTCTTGAGGCAATTAAAAAGGCAAATTCCTTTAATAAAGATCTAATTAAAGATGCCTTAAAAAATCTCTCATATGATGGAATTACTGGAAGAATAGAGTTTAAAAACAAGAATGATCCAGTAAAGCCAGTTTATGTTTATGGATTTTCTAATTTTACCCCTGTAAAAGTGTGGGAATATATCCCCGATAAAATTGATTGA
- a CDS encoding 2-oxoacid:acceptor oxidoreductase family protein, producing MAVQTKKGVYEVRFHGRAGQGAKSGSQMLALAAFKEGKSIQAFPEYGSERRGAPTVAYTRISDKEIRTHEPIVQPDAVLVFDFGLAKNIPVTAGLDEENGVLIVNTTKTPEEIRQITGFKGKIYTVDATGISLDLLKMDAPNVPMLGALVRATNIVKLETLEDVIREEFLDKIGEEKVQKNIIGLKRGFEEAKNG from the coding sequence ATGGCAGTTCAAACAAAAAAAGGTGTTTATGAAGTAAGATTTCATGGAAGAGCAGGACAAGGTGCAAAATCTGGCTCTCAGATGCTTGCCCTTGCTGCATTCAAAGAAGGTAAATCAATACAGGCTTTCCCAGAATATGGTTCTGAGCGACGTGGAGCTCCAACTGTTGCTTATACAAGAATTTCCGATAAAGAAATCCGTACTCATGAACCAATAGTGCAACCGGACGCAGTGCTTGTATTTGACTTTGGCCTTGCAAAAAACATTCCGGTCACAGCAGGTCTTGACGAGGAAAACGGGGTTCTGATTGTGAACACTACAAAGACTCCAGAGGAAATAAGGCAAATAACCGGATTTAAAGGAAAGATTTACACGGTGGATGCAACTGGGATTTCCTTAGATTTGCTTAAGATGGATGCACCAAATGTCCCAATGCTCGGTGCACTTGTAAGAGCGACTAACATTGTCAAATTAGAAACACTTGAAGATGTAATTAGAGAAGAATTTTTAGACAAAATTGGTGAAGAAAAAGTCCAGAAAAACATAATTGGTCTTAAAAGAGGCTTTGAGGAGGCAAAAAATGGCTGA
- a CDS encoding xanthine dehydrogenase family protein molybdopterin-binding subunit, protein MERQIIGKNVEKIDALALATGQPVFTDDINLPNTLHIKFLYSPHANAIIEDIDTSEAEKLRGVHMVLTYKNTPQVYHTTAGQGWPEPSPYDTCMFNQHVRFVGDRVAAVAADSEEIATEALKLIKVKYNVLPAVFTPEEAMKEGAPILHEENPQGVYDYKKNLVAHIEVKAGDIEKGFKEADVVVEHTFETQFAQHSPIETHATISYLDENGRIVIRSSTQVPFHVRRIVAQVLGIPVSQIRVIKPRIGGGFGSKQEIILEEVCAFVTMKTGRPARAVYSREEEFISSRTRHPMKITVKIGAKKDGKFTAIRMYALSNTGAYGTHGLTVASNTGSKTLPLYNKAPNVEFVADVVYTNLPVPGAYRGYGATQGYACLEQTVDMVAEKLGLDPIAIRKINHIRKGETSPIFEALGEGREGVVQYIESEAIDKLLELGAKEIGFYEKWGKKIRNGSKVRGVGMSLHMQGSGIPKIDMGSATMKLNEDGSVNVLYGGTDIGTGLDTVVAQIVGEVLSIDPKKVIVYPSDTDITPFDKGAYASSGTFISGSAVYNTALKLRDQILEVAKEMFGEQDSKDYILKDGFVISERSGKRVSLSEMAYDTFYVKKQKQIMAVGSFVSESSPPPFAAHFVEVEVDEETGIVTPIKYVAAVDCGIVINPELTKGQIIGAIVNGIGYALTEEYKFGENGKVLNPNFMEYRIPSSRDIPEIVPILVETYEPTGPLGAKSVSEININGAIPAIGNAIYDAIGVRIGSSPYTPEKVLKALKEKNK, encoded by the coding sequence ATGGAAAGACAAATTATAGGAAAAAACGTTGAAAAAATAGATGCACTTGCCCTTGCAACAGGACAACCAGTATTCACCGATGATATTAACCTTCCTAATACTCTTCACATAAAATTCCTTTATTCACCTCATGCAAATGCAATCATTGAAGACATTGATACAAGTGAAGCAGAGAAATTGAGAGGGGTTCACATGGTCTTGACATACAAAAATACCCCACAGGTTTACCACACGACAGCAGGACAAGGATGGCCTGAACCATCTCCATATGATACATGTATGTTTAATCAGCATGTGAGGTTTGTTGGGGATAGAGTTGCAGCAGTTGCAGCAGACTCTGAGGAAATTGCGACAGAGGCATTGAAACTTATTAAGGTAAAATATAATGTTCTTCCTGCTGTTTTTACCCCGGAAGAAGCAATGAAGGAAGGGGCACCAATTCTTCACGAAGAAAACCCGCAAGGAGTTTATGACTACAAGAAGAACCTTGTTGCACATATCGAAGTAAAAGCAGGCGATATTGAAAAAGGTTTTAAAGAAGCAGACGTTGTTGTTGAACACACCTTTGAAACACAATTTGCACAGCACTCTCCCATAGAAACCCATGCAACAATCTCATATCTTGACGAGAATGGGAGAATTGTGATAAGGTCTTCAACGCAAGTGCCATTTCATGTAAGAAGAATAGTTGCACAGGTTTTAGGTATCCCTGTATCACAAATAAGAGTAATAAAACCAAGAATTGGTGGTGGCTTTGGAAGTAAGCAGGAAATTATCCTTGAAGAAGTCTGTGCATTTGTAACAATGAAAACAGGACGCCCCGCAAGAGCGGTATATTCAAGGGAAGAAGAATTCATCTCTTCAAGAACTCGACACCCAATGAAAATTACAGTTAAAATTGGTGCAAAGAAAGATGGAAAGTTTACCGCAATAAGAATGTATGCTTTAAGCAATACAGGGGCATATGGAACACACGGACTTACTGTTGCGTCAAATACAGGGTCAAAAACTCTTCCTCTATATAACAAAGCACCTAATGTTGAATTTGTTGCAGATGTAGTTTATACAAATTTACCCGTGCCAGGAGCATACCGTGGGTATGGTGCAACCCAAGGTTACGCTTGTCTTGAGCAAACAGTTGATATGGTTGCAGAAAAACTTGGTTTAGACCCTATTGCAATAAGGAAAATAAATCACATAAGAAAAGGTGAAACTTCTCCCATATTTGAGGCCCTTGGCGAAGGAAGAGAAGGCGTAGTCCAATATATTGAAAGTGAAGCAATTGATAAACTTCTTGAATTAGGTGCAAAAGAGATTGGCTTCTATGAAAAGTGGGGTAAGAAAATAAGAAATGGCTCAAAGGTTCGTGGTGTTGGAATGTCATTACATATGCAAGGCTCAGGAATACCAAAAATTGATATGGGTTCTGCAACAATGAAGTTAAACGAAGACGGTTCTGTTAACGTGTTATACGGTGGGACTGATATTGGAACAGGTCTTGACACAGTTGTTGCTCAAATTGTAGGAGAAGTACTTAGTATTGACCCCAAAAAGGTCATCGTATATCCTTCGGATACAGACATAACACCATTCGATAAAGGCGCATACGCATCATCTGGAACATTTATCTCAGGAAGTGCAGTATATAACACTGCCTTAAAACTTCGAGATCAAATTCTCGAGGTAGCAAAAGAGATGTTTGGTGAACAAGATAGCAAGGATTACATTTTAAAAGATGGATTTGTGATTTCTGAAAGAAGTGGCAAGCGTGTAAGCCTTTCGGAGATGGCATATGATACATTCTATGTAAAGAAACAAAAACAAATTATGGCAGTCGGTTCTTTTGTCTCTGAGTCGTCGCCTCCACCATTTGCAGCACATTTCGTAGAAGTTGAAGTTGACGAAGAAACGGGTATTGTAACACCAATTAAATATGTTGCAGCAGTTGATTGTGGAATTGTTATAAACCCCGAACTTACAAAAGGACAGATTATTGGTGCTATCGTAAATGGCATTGGGTATGCACTTACTGAAGAATACAAATTCGGTGAAAATGGTAAGGTGTTAAATCCAAACTTTATGGAATACAGAATTCCTTCCTCACGTGACATCCCAGAAATCGTGCCAATTCTTGTTGAAACATACGAGCCAACAGGACCGCTTGGTGCAAAATCTGTTTCTGAAATTAACATCAATGGAGCAATCCCTGCAATAGGAAATGCAATCTATGATGCAATCGGTGTAAGAATCGGAAGTTCTCCATACACTCCAGAAAAAGTTTTAAAAGCCCTAAAAGAAAAGAATAAATAA
- a CDS encoding 4Fe-4S binding protein: MAEKKGWKELMRGGDLPPATALENKTGSWRSLRPVWDPSNCIHCMICVSYCPDMAIPITKSEEGVIGKNGRVYKGTIRLETNFDYCKGCGICAVECPTKCITMVREE; encoded by the coding sequence ATGGCTGAGAAAAAGGGTTGGAAAGAATTAATGCGTGGAGGAGACTTACCACCTGCAACTGCACTTGAAAATAAAACAGGCTCATGGAGAAGTCTCCGACCTGTCTGGGATCCGTCAAATTGCATACACTGTATGATTTGTGTATCCTACTGTCCAGATATGGCGATTCCAATAACCAAAAGTGAAGAAGGGGTAATCGGAAAAAACGGAAGAGTGTATAAGGGTACAATAAGACTTGAGACAAATTTTGACTACTGCAAAGGTTGTGGAATTTGTGCGGTAGAGTGCCCAACAAAATGTATCACGATGGTAAGGGAAGAGTAG
- a CDS encoding FAD binding domain-containing protein: protein MLKLKNVAECFYPKTIDDAVSILKEKGDKAKVVGGGLHLTVFPNPQIEYLIFLDNLDLNYVRDEGKYISIGATTTITDAANSKTLNELFDGKLSQSLSLIASELLRNQITFGGSVAQREPYSDIATILLSLDADVVYFDGSTHTENLNDFYKSDFREKLKTGIITEVRIKKFDKLYKFGIERHVRNATDISLLNMAMLGKIEDNVIEEIIVSYGSRPMPAERFSALEDFLRGKKLDEVITQVYNFAKEHADVKGDVRKDEAYRRELTGIFAKRLLESFGR from the coding sequence ATGTTAAAACTTAAAAATGTTGCAGAATGCTTTTACCCAAAAACTATTGATGATGCAGTAAGCATTTTAAAAGAAAAAGGCGATAAAGCAAAGGTAGTAGGTGGTGGGTTGCATCTTACGGTGTTTCCGAATCCGCAAATTGAGTATCTCATTTTTCTTGACAATCTTGATTTGAATTATGTAAGGGATGAGGGAAAGTATATTTCTATAGGTGCTACAACAACCATCACAGATGCTGCAAATTCGAAAACATTAAATGAGCTTTTTGATGGGAAGTTATCACAATCTCTATCCCTTATTGCATCAGAACTTTTAAGAAATCAAATCACTTTTGGCGGGTCTGTTGCACAGCGTGAGCCTTATTCTGATATTGCTACAATTCTTTTATCACTTGATGCAGATGTAGTTTATTTTGATGGAAGCACACATACAGAAAATCTCAACGACTTTTACAAAAGCGACTTTAGAGAAAAACTAAAGACTGGAATCATAACAGAAGTAAGGATTAAAAAGTTTGATAAGTTATACAAGTTTGGGATAGAGAGACATGTAAGAAACGCAACAGATATTTCCCTGTTAAACATGGCGATGCTTGGAAAAATAGAAGATAATGTCATCGAAGAGATTATTGTTAGTTATGGTTCAAGACCAATGCCAGCAGAACGATTTAGCGCTTTGGAGGATTTTTTAAGAGGGAAAAAATTAGATGAAGTAATCACACAGGTTTACAACTTTGCAAAAGAGCATGCAGACGTAAAAGGCGATGTAAGAAAAGACGAAGCATATAGAAGAGAACTAACTGGAATCTTTGCAAAGAGATTGTTAGAATCGTTTGGGAGGTAG
- a CDS encoding (2Fe-2S)-binding protein, with protein sequence MKVHYKINGKDYEFDIHPGKVLLDVLRENGFTEVKGNCYMGTCGACTVLINGTPKTSCTILAAKINGAEITTIKGIGDILNPHPLQKAFVEKGAVQCGYCTPGTILSAYALLKQNPNPTDEDIKKAIDGNLCRCTGYVQQIEAIKYAIALLKEGR encoded by the coding sequence ATGAAAGTCCACTACAAAATCAACGGAAAAGACTACGAATTTGACATTCATCCGGGAAAAGTACTTTTAGATGTTTTAAGAGAAAATGGCTTCACAGAAGTTAAGGGAAATTGCTATATGGGAACATGTGGAGCATGCACAGTTTTAATAAATGGCACACCAAAAACAAGCTGTACAATATTGGCAGCAAAGATAAATGGAGCAGAAATTACAACAATTAAGGGCATAGGGGACATTCTTAATCCGCATCCACTTCAGAAGGCTTTTGTTGAGAAAGGTGCAGTGCAATGTGGGTATTGCACACCCGGAACTATACTTTCTGCTTACGCTCTTTTAAAGCAAAACCCTAACCCAACTGATGAAGACATAAAAAAGGCAATCGACGGGAACCTCTGTAGATGCACAGGATACGTCCAGCAAATCGAAGCAATAAAATATGCAATCGCACTTTTAAAGGAGGGTAGATAA